In Pyrus communis chromosome 8, drPyrComm1.1, whole genome shotgun sequence, one genomic interval encodes:
- the LOC137743478 gene encoding 3',5'-bisphosphate nucleotidase AHL-like, translating to MEGEKYGEELDVAVRVVHMACALCRRLQEGLVSGGSSLVKSKDDDSPVTVADWSVQATISWMLSEFFGSQNVSIIAEEDVQTLSQADSAGLLEAVVNTVNECLAGAPKYGLKSPPKSLNTSQVLEAISRCNSAGGPKGKHWVLDPVDGTLGFVRGDQYAVALALIEDGKVVIGVLGCPNYPMNKELLSYHYQYHEVMSKLSPPSEDMWERGCVMYARRGSGNAWMQPPIRGDKKFVWPNSARLIRVSSIDDPALATCCEPVERANSDHSFTAGLAHSVGLRNQPLRVYSMVKYAAIARGDAELFMKFARTGYKEKIWDHAAGLVIVEEAGGVVTDAGGRPLDFSKGPYLEGLDRGIVVCSGATLHEKIIDAVYASWDSSNL from the exons ATGGAGGGCGAGAAATACGGGGAGGAGCTGGATGTGGCGGTGAGAGTGGTTCACATGGCGTGTGCTCTGTGTCGGAGGCTGCAGGAGGGTTTGGTGTCAGGTGGCAGTAGCCTCGTTAAGTCCAAGGACGATGATTCTCCTGTGACTGTCGCAG ATTGGAGTGTGCAAGCAACCATTAGCTGGATGCTGTCTGAATTCTTTGGAAGTCAGAATGTATCCATTATTGCTGAAGAAGATGTACAAACTCTCTCTCAGGCTGACTCAGCAGGTTTGCTGGAAGCTGTTGTGAACACTGTTAATGAATGCTTAGCTGGAGCCCCCAAGTATGGTCTTAAAAGTCCACCAAAATCCCTCAACACCTCTCAAGTTCTTGAGGCTATCAGCCGATGCAACTCAGCGGGAGGCCCCAAAGGAAAACATTGGGTACTTGATCCTGTTGACGGAACACTAGGGTTTGTGCGTGGTGATCAATACGCTGTAGCTTTAGCATTGATTGAGGATGGAAAAGTTGTTATTGGAGTACTTGGGTGCCCTAATTACCCAATGAATAAAGAATTGCTCAGTTATCATTATCAGTACCATGAAGTCATGTCAAAGTTGTCTCCCCCTTCTGAGGATATGTGGGAAAGAGGTTGTGTGATGTATGCAAGGAGAGGCAGTGGTAATGCATGGATGCAGCCACCAATCCGTGGGGATAAGAAGTTTGTGTGGCCAAATTCTGCAAGACTTATTCGGGTTTCTTCCATCGATGACCCCGCGCTGGCTACTTGTTGTGAACCTGTCGAGAGAGCAAATTCAGACCACTCCTTCACAGCAGGACTTGCTCACAGCGTAGGGCTTAG AAATCAGCCCCTGCGTGTCTATAGCATGGTGAAATATGCAGCCATAGCTCGAGGAGATGCTGAGCTATTCATGAAGTTTGCAAGGACTGGATACAAGGAGAAGATATGGGATCACGCTGCTGGTCTTGTCATTGTAGAAGAGGCTGGAGGTGTCGTAACTGATGCTGGAGGGCGTCCCCTGGACTTCTCAAAGGGACCGTACTTAGAAGGACTTGACAGGGGCATAGTTGTTTGTTCTGGGGCCACACTACATGAGAAAATCATTGATGCTGTGTATGCCAGCTGGGACTCTTCTAATTTATGA